From the genome of Papaver somniferum cultivar HN1 chromosome 2, ASM357369v1, whole genome shotgun sequence, one region includes:
- the LOC113353953 gene encoding uncharacterized protein LOC113353953 isoform X2, with the protein MNSSHGSHSSSCSSSSSPRSSSEERGNNLSQQLQTLQSMIPNIPGTADERSILEATHEYIQRIHEETESIERELLQRRRSTTTPGSSSSSLVGVRPKISSMEIDDLMIEGRFVVKISWRRGFSENGHVQRVLEDCLSITMTSILDDDNDPDCMLTTAFVKLFLELIRHTEAKWLREWISIPLICI; encoded by the exons ATGAATAGCTCCCATGGAAGTCATAGcagttcttgttcttcttcttcttcccctcgaTCTTCGTCAGAAGAAAGAGGCAATAATTTATCGCAGCAATTGCAGACTTTGCAGTCTATGATTCCAAACATTCCAGGCACT GCGGACGAGAGGTCCATCCTTGAAGCAACCCATGAATATATACAACGTATTCATGAAGAGACAGAGAGCATCGAGAGGGAATTATTGCAACGGCGACGCTCTACTACTACTCCAGGCAGCTCATCTTCATCATTAGTAGGAGTGCGTCcgaaaatatcaagt ATGGAAATAGATGATCTAATGATAGAAGGACGATTTGTGGTGAAGATAAGTTGGAGAAGAGGTTTCAGCGAGAATGGCCACGTGCAGCGCGTGCTTGAAGACTGTCTCAGCATTACAATGACTTCGATCTTAGATGACGACAACGATCCTGATTGTATGCTAACAACAGCCTTTGTTAAG TTGTTTCTGGAGCTTATTCGCCATACTGAAGCAAAATGGTTAAGGGAGTGGATATCCATCCCTCTCATATGTATATAA
- the LOC113353953 gene encoding uncharacterized protein LOC113353953 isoform X1 has product MNSSHGSHSSSCSSSSSPRSSSEERGNNLSQQLQTLQSMIPNIPGTADERSILEATHEYIQRIHEETESIERELLQRRRSTTTPGSSSSSLVGVRPKISSMEIDDLMIEGRFVVKISWRRGFSENGHVQRVLEDCLSITMTSILDDDNDPDCMLTTAFVKVKEGTRMTEEQLRDQLMNIAARYGLMP; this is encoded by the exons ATGAATAGCTCCCATGGAAGTCATAGcagttcttgttcttcttcttcttcccctcgaTCTTCGTCAGAAGAAAGAGGCAATAATTTATCGCAGCAATTGCAGACTTTGCAGTCTATGATTCCAAACATTCCAGGCACT GCGGACGAGAGGTCCATCCTTGAAGCAACCCATGAATATATACAACGTATTCATGAAGAGACAGAGAGCATCGAGAGGGAATTATTGCAACGGCGACGCTCTACTACTACTCCAGGCAGCTCATCTTCATCATTAGTAGGAGTGCGTCcgaaaatatcaagt ATGGAAATAGATGATCTAATGATAGAAGGACGATTTGTGGTGAAGATAAGTTGGAGAAGAGGTTTCAGCGAGAATGGCCACGTGCAGCGCGTGCTTGAAGACTGTCTCAGCATTACAATGACTTCGATCTTAGATGACGACAACGATCCTGATTGTATGCTAACAACAGCCTTTGTTAAG GTAAAAGAAGGGACGAGAATGACGGAAGAGCAACTTCGTGATCAGTTGATGAATATAGCAGCTAGATATGGGTTGATGCCTTAA
- the LOC113353953 gene encoding uncharacterized protein LOC113353953 isoform X3, with protein sequence MNSSHGSHSSSCSSSSSPRSSSEERGNNLSQQLQTLQSMIPNIPGTADERSILEATHEYIQRIHEETESIERELLQRRRSTTTPGSSSSSLVGVRPKISSMEIDDLMIEGRFVVKISWRRGFSENGHVQRVLEDCLSITMTSILDDDNDPDCMLTTAFVKVQSWPVFKPSKW encoded by the exons ATGAATAGCTCCCATGGAAGTCATAGcagttcttgttcttcttcttcttcccctcgaTCTTCGTCAGAAGAAAGAGGCAATAATTTATCGCAGCAATTGCAGACTTTGCAGTCTATGATTCCAAACATTCCAGGCACT GCGGACGAGAGGTCCATCCTTGAAGCAACCCATGAATATATACAACGTATTCATGAAGAGACAGAGAGCATCGAGAGGGAATTATTGCAACGGCGACGCTCTACTACTACTCCAGGCAGCTCATCTTCATCATTAGTAGGAGTGCGTCcgaaaatatcaagt ATGGAAATAGATGATCTAATGATAGAAGGACGATTTGTGGTGAAGATAAGTTGGAGAAGAGGTTTCAGCGAGAATGGCCACGTGCAGCGCGTGCTTGAAGACTGTCTCAGCATTACAATGACTTCGATCTTAGATGACGACAACGATCCTGATTGTATGCTAACAACAGCCTTTGTTAAG GTACAATCATGGCCAGTTTTTAAACCGTCTAAATGGTGA